Within the Telopea speciosissima isolate NSW1024214 ecotype Mountain lineage chromosome 4, Tspe_v1, whole genome shotgun sequence genome, the region TATAGCCGTTAATGGTCATAAAAATCTGTCCCTATTTATGAATGGTTTAAAATACCTCCATTGTTGTGTGATACCCTATCGACACTATCTGAATTCCAAACCCCTCAATTGgccgtgggtgaaggaaaactcgatctttAATTTTAACTCATAAATATTAGAAGTCAAactattcaaaaaaaaaacatccctCATCCATTATAAAtctttttgagaaaaaagaACATTGTCTCATCGTGTGTagcatacacacacacatatagaCAACACACACAATTTCAGATTTCTTCAAAAATGACTACCCCACCtctctgaaaaataaaaaatctctcaAATCAATGCTCCTGCACCCCGTACCACCTCATTAAGAGCCATGCGATCAGGCAACATTCTCTTCCCAACTTCAAAATTTCCTCATAAATCAAAAGCAGTTAAGTGTGTATTCACCCAACCCACGGGCCACACTCTCACCACCTTTCTTTAGTTCTTTAATTCTTTTCCATGCCTTCCACTTTTACTGCGAGATGGCCATTCGCACACCACACCCACCAAAAGAAAGAGTATCCAtatcgtctacggcctgcctgCCTGTAGCGGCCAGAGTGGTGCACTGATGAGGTGTggcgcaatgatcgccttacctctgcccgagtgccttgccTGAGCGgagggtaaggtagtcattacGCCTCACCTAGTTAGTACGCTGCTATGACCGCTACGGGCAACAGGCTACAGACGATCACgatccaagaaaagaaaagagaagagaaggggttAATTTTAAAGGTCACAGTTGCCCACTTGTTCGATAAAGACGGCAATACTTAGGTTGCACATCGTTATAGTAGAGTGATAGAGAGGAATGGAGCCATGAGGGTTAACAgtcattcttttgttttttgtgaactaaaaataataatctGCATGGTACCCTACGGCCCTACCTCATACACCATCGTCAGATGTAGCACCCAATTCGACTTTTCTACTTCTCCCGGCCTTTATTGACGTTTGTGCCCCACACACAAATAAGGTGGAATGTACCGTCTTATCCTTGTCCGAGCGTTTTACCCAAGCGGGGGTAAGACGGTACTTTCCACCATCCTTGTGTGTAGGGCTGCATGGCAGTACCgagcaggcggaagtagaggagttgGATCCCCCACCATGTCGCGTGTTTCAGCTACCTCTGCTTCCAATCGTGCTAACTTGTTACTGTTGTCAGGTCAGGCTCCACCTCACAAGCTTTTTATTTGTCTGTCTCTCTGCGTGTGTGTGTTTTTGCTGCATTAATGAAATTGTCCACACCTTACAAGTGGTTCTCAAACCGTAGTTTCTCTCGTCCTCTTCACCATATAGATCtgtgttttcatttatttgtgTGTGGGGTGGCGCACACGGTAATAGgggcaggcagaagtagaggattTCGATTCATAGTTATAATGCTCTGATCGAATTTGTTAATCTTAAACAAACAAGGTTAGCTGCAAAAATCATTTATATATTTGAGCAATGGTAACCGAacagatctttatcccctcaatttgcctgcctctcaatttcctcaattctatCTTATAGGGGGacagaaatgatcaccttacccctgcccgaacacactgcccgggttgGGATCCACCTAcatctattagagggaattgagaaaattgacgggcaaacaaattgaggtgatattttatCTAACCGAACACAACACAAATATAGTATCTCACAAGTCATTTTGACATCTTTGCTGCTTGTAACTTTGTTTACCAAGTCGTTAACCATAGGTGTGCTTCACTGCTCGTATTGTCTTAACAATAAGATTTTGGTCATTATCATAATTAGCTAAGGTCTCTCCCCTTGTGATTATGGATTCCTCTTTTCTTTATACCGGGTTTGGATCAAGGGTTTATGGAGTTTTCTGTTCCGATTCCTTTTAGTTGATCCGTTTCTACTAGAGTGTTTTTATCttattctattttaatttaaacaaggaaaaatatcatccccctcccctctaagtttgtcTAATATCAAttcagtacccaagttttgaaaaatatctatcCCCTCCCTTACTTTATAAAAATTATATCAACCGTACTCTAAGTGACTGACGGTGTTAAAATAAGAGTTTAAAAGATGATATTATCCTTTAATTGGAGTTAAAAAAGGTGTCTGGAGTGGAACCCAccccttcttcattcttcttcttcttcttataccccataatacccttaatgttATTTTATTGCAATTTTACCCTCCTCAACCCCAAAACTCCTTTTGCGGCTTCTTCCCAAAATACCCTGTGTTCTTATTCTTCAACCCCAAAACAAGATCCTTGAGTGTATGAATTCATCGAGCGTGCAAGCTTTCCCACTGCATGTACCCTTGAGATGGTATCGCTCTTAATCGAATTCAAACCCCTAACCTACAATGTTTTTTTAACTATAAACTAGGTTTTCCTAACTGAATCTGAATCTCTTAATCCATTCGTATTCGTtctgtttcaaaaaatcccCAATGCGTGGCTCTTTTTTCCACCAGATCACCAAacttaatttcttctttctgaTGGGTTGACACAAAGTTCAGAAATTTAAAAACCCTTCAACGAAACTTAGGAATGCAATTTTGAATCAGTTCCCTGTTTCCGGCAGTTCCATCCATTATCCAATTTGGACTTTTGGAACTGCTTCGGGGCTATTTGGAAGAATGGATTACGTGGGTCATGCATCCTACCACTGGACCTCACATCCACCGCTGGATAACAAAATCCTTTTTCTTGAATttccatttttccattttttttcccatattagCGAGCTTCTCTGGTTTCTAGTTCTAAGTTCCTTTTCTAACTTCCTTCCATCCCTCTTTCTTAGAATCTCATTGGGTAGCAAATTCCTAAATGCATCCATGTGATGGGTTGTCCAAGTCTACCTTCAAGAACTGTTGGGTGATTTCTGAAAGGCTTGAAGTTTGAAGTAATATATAGTCTAGGTGTTTCATGAAGATTTTTGAACTGGGTTTTTTTCTCAAACTTGCAGTGTTTGTGGTCGTGATTGactctttctattttcagatAGGTAGAGGCATTGTAGATGTGGAGGGTGttctttccaaaatagaaataattgTGGTCGTGAATGACTCTCATGGATTGACTTCCCTTGATATTTAGCTTCTTTTGTACAGATCCAATGGTTGGCTCAAACTTGCTCTTGGAAATAGTTCTTGTCAAGATCAGAAAGGAGTTGCAGAGCAAAGTTTTGAGTATAATTTGAAAGCAGAGAAATACCCAGGATAGttagaagattagaagaagatgCCAATGCATCACTCTCCATCTCCCATCCCTCTCCTTCGACCCCATTGAAACCCCAAACCcaccttccctttcccttctatCTCACTATATAGCAGTGAAAAAAGAAAGTTGAAACCCTTCTGCAAACTAATCGAACCACcccttcttctcattttttcccAGAACCAATCCCACTGTCttccttttccaaaaacccCAATCCAACACTCCTTGGTTCCTCCAGaaccagaaaaacaaaaaagagtgagaagaagaagagcagagagGGCGAGAGAGAGTACAGAGCCAAAATTAGAAAACCCTTTCTCTATGTTcttctccccccaccccacaaAACCCCTCCGTTTTCAACCAACAAGTCTTCTCAGATTTGTCACTGGAGCACTGCTATTTTCCCGTCGTCTCGCTCGACTTCATCACTTTCGATAGGTCCAATGACATCTCTGGAAATAAACGACATCATCATGAACATCTGAAGGCTCTGGTTTACAATGGAGGGATCTCTTCAGAGAAGACCGAATTGTTGGGGttgaagagggcaaaattggaataatataacattaagggtattatgtgGTTTTATAAATTTTGTACATTCCGCATCATCCCTTAATAGCAGTTTTTAAcagttagggtacggttgatagaatctttataaagtaggggaggcgtagatatttttcaaaacttgggtactgaaTTGATATTAGGTAAACTTAGAGGgaaggggatgatattttcccttaataattttaatttttcaacttGAGGGGTATTCTTTTGTTGGTTCCCTTCATAACTTTCTAGttgtaattttttggtgaaCATAACTTTCTAGTTGTTCTTTGCGACTTTTGGATCCCTCCTATGCTGGGAAGCCTCATATGTTTTTAGAAAGTCTGGAGATTCATTTTAATAAACAAGAATGCAAATACTTTTATCCAATAGATAGttcgccctttttttttgtttttggtaaaccaatagataattagaaaCTATACAAAAATTGTATAGTATAAACTAATAGAGGTCCGGGCTCGGCTGGGCCCAGTCCGATCCTGACCTGGACCTAAAAATTTCAATCCTAACCCACTTTTAcgattgaaaaatccagcccaggccTTATTTGGGCTGAGGGCAGGCTTGGGCCAAtaaggccaaacttacacccctaagtCCAATGCATCACTCTCTTGTCCAATCAATTGTTCGTGATCGGAATCTTCGACTGCAACTTCCTTTAATATTTGGATAAGACGATAATATCTCAACCATCCAATCCATTTGAACCACTTTCATGATTTAATCAATCAACGGGCATCCTTTCTGTTACGTAATTGATCGCATCTAAGGAATTGAACGGCTCTGATCCTTGCAACGCACAGACTCAGTCAGGCAACAAGTCCGTCGTGATACAAGGTCTCAATCCAACGACCATAATATCAGGACAACATCAACTGCCGTGATCTCCGTCTCGATTCGTTTTGAAGCCCTTATATAAATAGATATTCTAATTTTCTACCCCCTACGGAGGATTAGTCGATCGTTTGGAGAAGGACGAGAAGAGACGGCAATGGCGATGGCGATGGCGATGATGCGGTCTGGATTTCAAGCAGCACTTCGCAGAGGCACGAGAACAGCTCCTTCTAAGAGGGGATTTGCTTCCTCTGCTCAGCATGATGATGCTCGTGAGTCATCTCCCTCTCCCACCCTCCCTTCTTTCAAAGTAGGGAACTCGAAAATTGTAAAAAGGAATCTAAGTTTGGTTTTCTTTCAACTacagtttatttatttaatttctgttgaAGTTTGATCATCCATTTTTTGCCTCAATTTTGATTGTTTTTCTCGATATGTTATTAATCTCATTTGAATAATTATTCTCTTATATCATTTGGAAAAAAACTGACATTTTTTCAATTGATCTTGTTCCCGTCAAGGTTTGATTTTCTATGTAATCTGTCTTACCCTGATCAAagattaagagaaaaaaaaaggaaagggaggggggtggggtgggatcTCTTTAGTATAAAACCCACTCTGTTCTTGATCGATCATCCAGTGGCTGTTTTTTGTTAATTACTTCGTTTTCCTTGTTCTGGCTCATCCTTTATGTAATTCCATCACTCGATTAAAGTAAGAAGTATGTTTTCATTTGGTCAGATGAAGCGGCAAAATGGGAAAAGATAACTTATGCTGGCATAGTATCGTGCACAATTTTAGCTGTTGTCAACTTATCGAAGGGTCATCCCCACTTTGATGAGCCTCCTGTAAGTTCTTTCCTTCCTTGGTGGTTTTCATTCTTTACATATATGGTTGTCGTTTGCATCCAGGCGCcttgtctttcttttttaagtaaACATTATAGAAATTTAGGTGTCATTCAGATATCCTCCTAGATTCACAGGATGGAATGTAGAAGAGGCTGGATCAACCCTAAGATTCTGGATTCTCAGAAAGGATTTTGTTCAGATAACCTATTTGGCACCAATTAGTGAGGACCTATCCTGAAAGAAATGCAGCAGAGCCGTAGTTGGATGAAACATATTTGTTCGGTGTAGTTCCCTGCTGTATGCTAACAAAATAGAAGATTTGTTATACATTAAAAgactaagaaagaagaaactcaGAGAACTTGCAGGCTTCCCATTCGCCTCTCTAAAAGAATAAATGTACTCTCTAGAATGGTTACAATGTCAACAATAGAGACTATGCCTCCTGCATGCATTAATTATTCATGACACGAATGGACTTTTGGACTTCTAAATCATAAGTAATACACATTGCAATTAGTTAACCACACTAGTCATGATTAATGGCTTATAATGGGATACCATTGAAATGGTATGTACAAAGAGCCATCCTCTTGGAAGTGCTGGATTCATGTTCTGTTACTATGTGCTGTACAACTTGGGCCACAGAACATTTTGAATTACATCGACCatattggggggggggaatagaaTAATAGACACAAGATTgtggtatttttattttttttactaagTTTGGATATATACAAAGGATTCCATGCTTCATGTTTGATGTAAATCACATATTGAGATTATGAATGATACCCTACACAAATGATTCACTCTTTGCCTCATGAGGAAGTTTACTACCtgtttttaataaaatcatAGTTTACATGGACAAGGGAAAGTTTTGGCCATTGCATCAATGCAAAAGTTGAATAGTAGCCCTTTAAGATTATAGATAAATGCTGAGAGTTGTTGCATACTGGTCTCAAAGGTTGTTGCAAAACAAAATAGATTAACTGATCCAACAAACTACAATTGAGACAGTTGCAGATGCAGGACTAATACTTCCTTCTACCATAGAAAACAAGAATTTCCAAGAGATACTGCTTGATGGttataaaccaatattaaacaCCAATCACTGCCTCTATTTAGATTCTAATTTGAtcggtctttcatgatttgatTTTAAGCTTCTAAGCTCTTACAACTTCAATGAGCTATGTTATGTCTCCATATTTACTTCTAAGGTGTTCTCCTTTTCTACAactttatgaaaataaaattttcaattttaatgcAATCACTGCATATTTTCCTTAACGATACCCTACAGCACAGTGActttaattatattattttaatggtGCTCCTAATGAAATTTACATTTTAAGAATGAATGTTAGGTTATGTTCTCATTGTTAAAATTCTGTATATACCTCAGGGGCAGTCTTGTATTTTCCCTTCCCTTGTGGTATTAGCGGCAGGTATCAACTTCAATATtagattttggttttgaaagtCTTAAGAAGTTCCTTGCTGGACTATGGAAGAATCAAAAACCAACCACTGAACAAAGCttgaagatgagagagagagagagatcagttGTGTTTTCCCCCCTATTTTGAAGAGATTTATCCCTTCATTATGTCCCTTATTTCTCAGTAGTCCTAACATTTTCTTTGGTGACTCTATCCCCAGGTAGCATATAATTATATCTAATAATGCAGTTAAGGAAACATTGGATGAACTAATGGTATATTTAGAACTAACATGTACTGAGCTGTCTTAGACATGGCCATTGCGACATACTTTGTATAGAAGGTCCTGTGATTCTCGTGATAATGCAATTTTCAAAAACAATTGTGTAGTGTAATTGGGTATTTGTGTTCAGCCTTGAATGCacagaacattttttttttcaaataacaacaacaaccataaccgtATCccaaacattatttttttttttcaaatagtgGCTACTTAAATAATGGTGAAATCTTGCATATCATTTTTATCTAGTGGAAATTCTGATAGGTGTTTGTCGCTGAACAATTTCTGTCATGTGTTGATCCATTGATCCAAATAAGGAAACATTGGATGAACTAGTAGtattttgttattgttgttgtggATATACCAGTTTCCTTAATTTTCTAGGTGTTTCTaagtttctttatttgtttaattatataaaaaaaaaagatactcatgttttttgtttttactttcACTGTTTTCCATACCTATGCCTGCACAATGTTATTGTAGAGTTTCATGTGTCATGGAAGTTTCTGGTGCTTCTAATTATTGTCCTTTTCTTTATCCATATCTTTGTTTGCAGGCATACCCATATTTGCACATCCGTAACAAGGAGTTTCCATGGGGTGAGAGTTCATTCCTTCCAAATATTTTGAGAGAATCTggcaatttctttttttaaatggatTGTAGCAGTTGATCTGAAtagtatttttgtttttgatatttgatgctcttcctttttgagaTTTTATTTGTTGCTGTATAACTTGCATTGTCACTGTAGAGCAAGAAACCTGCCATTGTGCTTTGAATTatgtttatttttaaatatttatctCATGGTTGCTGTATAATGGATGATGTCCATATAATTAAGGGGTCATGTTATTCATAATAACCTATTCATGACAGTGGCAATCCATCATGACTTGCAACATTAGCATCCCTATAATTAATGGTCTCCATATAACTAAGGGGTTATGATATTCATAATGACCTGTTCATGGCAGTGGGAGTCCATCATGACTTGCCACATTACACGGGTGGGTCCATGTTATAGTGGACTCCACACCCATATCAACGGTCAAGTTCCAGTACCAACCGAGAACAGGTAGGTGAAGTGCCTTATAAGTGCGTCcggaattttaaaaaattacagaatgaCTTTAGATTCCATTACCATGAAATGGCATTCTCGTAATTTTATTAATGGACTCACTTTTTAATCATTTCCAATGCTTGTTTAGAGCTGAAATTTGATCAGTGAGATGAGTGTAGGCTCCTCTATGACATGGAGCCACTCGGGACTATCCTTCTATAGGGCAAGAAAACATAAACTTATGACAAGAATGAGACGTCACTAATAGATTGTTACATttgtattttaattaatttagtatGCAGGATAGTTTGATAGATAGCAAGTTACACTATTGTGTAAAATACATCTTGCTGGGTGTAATTAATGCATTGTTTTCTTGTTTAGTTCTGGATtgtttttctacttttttcCTCCAGTTGttgtttctctgtttctctttcaaAGACAGAAACTTATCCAAATGAAATTGTTTTTCAGAACCTGTTGTCTATCAGTGCCTACTGGTTTTCCTTATCCAAATGAAATTGTTTTTCAGAACCTGTTTTCTGTCAATGCCTACTGGTTTTCGAGGCCAATGGTGGGAGAGATGGTTTCATTGGAAAGTGACAGatggattctttttttttttcggttgaGGAAGAGAAAAATGGAGCCATCGAGAGAGAGATGGTTTCATTGGAAAGTGACAgttggattcttttttttttggtggttggggggggggggggggaagagaaatgGAGCCAtcgttgagagagagagagtgagagagatggTTTCATTGGAAAGTTATAGAtggattcttttttttgggtgggggggggggggaagagaaatgAAGCCATTGTTGCTTGTGATTCCTAGACATGGGGGTGTCGGTGGAGCAACTATTTTCATCCATGGGTGAGGAAGAAAAATGACATCACTTTCCCCTTTTTAATGTGACTTCTCTCTTGAAACCGGGATGGTTGTATTGTAGGCGCCAGTTTCAAGTTTGTTTCTGATTTGTTGAATTAACTTTATCATACATtcaaaatttctgttttttgggCTCCTTGTTGCTAAAAAAGGGACAAAAATGACTGAAAACACTGTGatggattctttttttttttttggttgggggagtgggggagggagggggggaagagaaATGGAGCCAtcgttgagagagagagagtgagagagatggTTTCATTGGAAAGTTATCGATAAAttcttctgtgttttttttggaggggggggggggaagagaaatgAAGACATGTTGCTTGTGATTCCTAGACATGGGGGGTGTCGGTGGAGCAACTATTTTCATCCATGGGTGAGGAAGAAAAATGACATCACTTTCCCCTTTTTAATGTGACTTCTCTCTTGAAACCGGGATGGTTGTATTGTAGGCGCAAGTTTCAAGTTTGTTTCTGATTTGTTGAATTAACTTGATCATACATtcaaaatttctgttttttgggCTCCTTGTTGctaaaaaaaggacaaaaatgaCTGAAAACACTATTTTTCTGTTTCCAAACCCctctacccccccccctcccctaaaGAGCAACATATCGAAACACCCCCTAGACGTGATCATTCACTTCAGTAGTCAAGCACAAAAATAAACGTTCATGTTTTAGGGATAAAAAAAGTGATGGCTTATGGCTACATTTTTAAGGATGTGAATTATAAGGCGACCTTGGGCATTTGCCTAACCAagtttattttctatattttttttctgcCATCTGAAGAAATGGTCtactatttctttttatttgtcaTTTAGAGAAATGGACCACTACCAAAACCTGAATTTAATGGGAAAACGAGGGACAAAACCATCCGATACTGGTTGATTCATATCGGTTTCTGGGATGGCGATACCCGATTCGATACCATCCACTAAATCCATGGTTCTAATCCACCTAAAACTAGGTTTCAGAAAACCAACAAGAAGCCAGAATCACAGACAAGGTAAATATACCATATTTAAGGGAAATTCAATATTACAGAATCGAAGACTCTGATGTGACTAAAATTCTGTTCAAATATTGTTCTGTCATAGGAGAATAACATATCAAATTTTCAGGAATGATCAGACGGTCAGATTTTGATATCTGATAGAGTCTAGTGATTGGACCAACAAGGCATGTTGAATCACCACAACAGAATTCTGATTCACTACAAAATGTTGAGGAACAAAGTTTTCTTTAATTGATACAGTTGTGGGGGCTTATGCAGCCTTACAATGCTTATATAGAAACtgaaataggaaagaaagaagtagGAAACTCTATCCAAAGTAGGAATAGGTGTCCCACATGAATAAAACTCTATCTTATTTAATTAGTTAGAATATGTGTTTCACATGACTAAAACTCTATTTAAACTAGGAGGAAGGATTCTATTCAGCCAAGACTCTATCCAACCTTTACAAGTAAAgagtgatgcaggtccaagcattAGAAAGAAGAAGCAGCCTTGACTTGGCTGTTTTGTGTTGAACCGGTCCAACCagtggtccaatttaagtgactctttCCTATtggctgttttttgttttatttctatcgACTCTTAGAgcatcttttatatttttgtttaaactttgTTTTAATCTTCCCCGTCCATGATTTTAACAGGGTGGAGTTGTTTTGTGACTAGGATTGTAACTAGGACTCAGATCTGGGATTCCTAATCCAGATCTGAATATctgtaaggccttttggccctTTTTTAAAACTATAAATACTAGTaatcgtgggcaggctcccccactatTTTCCTGCATAAAATCCTCCTGCTTTTCAAGCTTTGTTGCTGCCATCgtgctgctgcctctgctcctttgtgagtgtttacatccttgtggatctcaaggtggtgaagggtaggtggactcttgcgactccttgcattgtgaagatcgggaggtcctttcAAGtcattcaagctgctgccattgttcctgcaatacagtgagtttgaatctgttttttatttaaaccatcTTCTACTTGGACCTAATCTACAGTCCCCTCCATCTATCAacctaattctccattaaacctgcactcctacctccactaggattcccccataactccagatttagctttcactttcaaaccctacttccagcctacattccccacatcactccccacactcggccttaaccctagcccttagtctccactataacccctccattccctcactccattaaacctaaaaacctgcaactcgatTCTGCCCAACTGCAGAACTTTAGAacccttccaaaccctaatattcttATGCTATTAAAGCCTcttaaacctgcatattaaaaccctataaaccccattaccattatttcaccctaaccctaatttcttccCTAATTAGTCTAATCTGTCCCAATTGGCCAGCCTTGTTTGGTAACCTTATTCCCTTGGCTCTTAGTGGGacttctcctacctaggactacattagagaGATAAACAatagaataataaaataaaacaacccAATAAGCTAAGAAAGTAATTCTtaccttctacccatattttaccAAGTATGACATTGGATAGAGCAtaggagggcaaggatccatgtaccggaccccatttagctgagattctcctgacttgctgggctgtgtctctttcctcttactttaatctttcatctttcatttttctttttattctcctTATTTCATTTGTcagtttccatttttcttttctcatctaTTTTCCCACCccactttttcaaattttcctactttgttttgtttggatccatgtagccgaccccattaagttgggataaggctgagattTCCTTGCTTGTTAAGGATTGAATGGAGTCGAATGAATAGAACTCCTATTCCTACCTTGCATAGAGTCTTAATGGTGTGGGATGATTATTCTATGTAGTTATAGTTAAGATAGAATTATGTTGACGTGGGATTCTAACTCTAGCTTTAGTGGGAGAGTGTATCCTATGTTTACTctatttttctttcctattttagtgTACATTAGCTTCTATTTAAAGGTTATAAGGCCATATATCCCCTCACGATTTTATAATGAATGACAGCTTTGCCTACTCAAGTTCTATGGTGAATCAGAATTCTATTGTGGTGATTCTGCATGCCCGGATGTAGTGATTCCAAGGTTATAAcccccttttcttcttattataCTTTTCTCTTTACTTTTCCATCATATCAGGGATTCATCTCAGTTTATCAATCTGAAATTTTGTTTCAGAATCTGATTCCAAAACTACATTGAATCCTCTGTTCTCCAGGTTTCCTTGCTCCAATaggaaaaccctagatctttTAATTTGATAGCCTAGATCTCATGAT harbors:
- the LOC122658931 gene encoding cytochrome c oxidase subunit 6a, mitochondrial-like; translation: MAMAMAMMRSGFQAALRRGTRTAPSKRGFASSAQHDDAHEAAKWEKITYAGIVSCTILAVVNLSKGHPHFDEPPAYPYLHIRNKEFPWGPDGLFEVKEHH